The Solanum lycopersicum chromosome 9, SLM_r2.1 genome window below encodes:
- the LOC101259360 gene encoding receptor-like protein kinase FERONIA: MADDSKFCFFFVSSFLLLAIVINVTFAANYVPGDDILLNCGGPDNLPDADGRKWGTDVGSKYMLGSKSSISDAADQKPSVPQVPFMSARVFQSEFTYSFPVASGRKFVRLYFYPSSYNKLNATNAIFDVASGQYTLLRNFSAAQTAEALNYDYLTKEFSINVPSETLNITFTPSPNTSNSFAFVNGIEIISHPDIYNTEDGNTFIVGQKSPFIIDNSTALENVYRLNVGGNVISPSGDTGMFRSWGDDSNYIFGAATGVTNTADDENVTITYGNGQPTYIAPLDVYKTARSMGPTFQINQQFNLSWVFSVDSGFSYLVRLHFCEITRNITKVNQRVFIIYMNNQTAEPAADVIAWADGNGIPFHKDYVVSVPRGASQQDLWLALHPNVASKSNWYDAILNGIEIFKVSDTNNNLAGPNPVPVAEPDHIDPLPSKTGESKNNKSAIGGGVGGGIAAVVLIGLVACLVMHRRNRGKVQSPSDGPSGWLPLSLYGNSHTSGSAKTNTTGSYASSLPSNLCRHFSFAEIKAATNNFDEALLLGVGGFGKVYQGEIDGGTKVAIKRGNPLSEQGVHEFQTEIEMLSKLRHRHLVSLIGYCEENCEMILVYDYMAHGTLREHLYKTQKPPLPWKQRLEICIGAARGLHYLHTGAKHTIIHRDVKTTNILLDEKWVAKVSDFGLSKTGPTLDHTHVSTVVKGSFGYLDPEYFRRQQLTDKSDVYSFGVVLFEILCARPALNPTLPKEQVSLAEWAFHCYKKGTFDQIIDPYLKGKLAPECLKKFTETAVKCVSDVGVDRPSMGDVLWNLEFALQLQESAEECGKGFGKMDIEEGFDNVTCKGKKDLNESPGYDASMTDSRSSGISMSIGGRSLASEDSDGLTPSAVFSQIMNPKGR; this comes from the coding sequence ATGGCAGACGACAGTaaattctgttttttctttgtttcgTCATTTTTGTTGTTGGCTATTGTGATTAATGTGACATTTGCTGCCAATTATGTGCCTGGTGATGATATTCTGTTGAACTGTGGCGGTCCTGACAATCTCCCAGATGCTGATGGTCGGAAATGGGGCACAGATGTTGGGTCAAAATATATGTTGGGTAGTAAGTCATCAATCTCTGATGCTGCTGATCAAAAGCCCTCTGTCCCTCAAGTTCCTTTTATGTCTGCCCGTGTATTCCAGTCTGAGTTCACCTATAGTTTCCCTGTAGCATCTGGTCGTAAGTTTGTCCGTCTCTATTTCTATCCCTCGTCTTACAACAAGCTAAATGCTACCAATGCCATCTTCGATGTGGCCTCCGGACAATATACCTTACTTAGAAATTTCAGTGCAGCACAAACTGCTGAAGCTCTCAACTATGATTACTTGACCAAGGAATTCTCAATAAATGTGCCATCTGAAACTTTGAACATCACTTTCACACCCTCTCCAAATACCTCAAACTCCTTTGCGTTTGTCAATGGGATTGAGATTATTTCACATCCTGATATCTATAACACAGAAGATGGAAATACCTTCATTGTGGGTCAGAAATCCCCTTTCATCATTGACAATTCTACTGCCTTGGAAAATGTCTATCGCCTTAATGTGGGAGGCAATGTAATCTCACCATCAGGTGATACTGGTATGTTTAGGTCATGGGGTGACgactcaaattatatttttggagCAGCCACCGGAGTCACCAATACTGCCGATGATGAGAATGTCACAATAACCTATGGTAATGGGCAGCCTACCTACATTGCCCCACTTGATGTCTATAAGACAGCTAGGTCAATGGGTCCAACTTTTCAAATTAACCAGCAATTCAATTTGAGCTGGGTTTTCTCAGTTGATTCAGGGTTCTCTTATCTTGTTAGGCTCCATTTCTGTGAAATCACTAGAAATATCACAAAAGTCAACCAGAGGGTGTTTATCATCTACATGAATAATCAGACTGCGGAACCTGCAGCAGATGTCATTGCTTGGGCTGATGGCAATGGAATTCCTTTTCACAAGGATTATGTGGTCTCTGTACCTCGTGGGGCTTCACAGCAGGATCTTTGGCTTGCCCTCCATCCAAATGTTGCTTCAAAATCCAATTGGTATGATGCAATTTTGAATGGAATAGAGATTTTCAAAGTGAGTGACACCAATAATAACCTTGCTGGGCCTAATCCTGTTCCAGTTGCAGAACCAGATCATATTGACCCTCTGCCATCCAAAACAGGtgaatcaaaaaataataaatcagcTATTGGTGGAGGCGTTGGAGGAGGGATTGCTGCTGTAGTTCTTATTGGTTTAGTTGCATGCCTTGTCATGCACCGCCGGAATCGTGGGAAGGTCCAAAGTCCAAGTGATGGACCATCAGGCTGGCTCCCTCTTTCTTTGTATGGAAATTCACATACGTCTGGTTCTGCTAAGACAAACACTACTGGCAGTTATGCTTCGTCCCTTCCATCAAACCTTTGTCGTCACTTTTCATTTGCTGAGATCAAGGCAGCCACCAATAACTTCGATGAAGCACTGCTTCTTGGGGTGGGTGGTTTTGGCAAAGTATACCAGGGAGAAATTGACGGTGGCACAAAAGTTGCTATCAAACGTGGGAATCCTCTCTCCGAGCAAGGTGTTCATGAATTCCAAACTGAAATTGAAATGCTCTCAAAACTTCGCCATCGCCATCTTGTTTCTTTGATTGGTTATTGTGAAGAGAACTGTGAAATGATCCTAGTATATGACTACATGGCTCATGGTACCCTTCGTGAGCATCTCTATAAGACCCAGAAGCCTCCTTTACCTTGGAAGCAGAGGCTTGAGATTTGTATTGGTGCTGCTCGTGGGTTGCACTATCTTCATACTGGTGCGAAGCATACTATTATCCACCGTGATGTGAAAACCACTAATATCCTCTTGGATGAGAAATGGGTGGCAAAGGTTTCTGATTTTGGGTTGTCTAAAACAGGTCCTACATTGGATCACACCCATGTGAGTACCGTGGTGAAGGGCAGTTTTGGATATCTGGATCCAGAATACTTCAGAAGGCAGCAACTGACAGACAAATCTGATGTGTACTCATTTGGTGTAGTGCTGTTTGAGATTTTGTGTGCTCGGCCAGCTCTGAACCCAACTCTTCCAAAGGAGCAAGTAAGCTTGGCAGAGTGGGCTTTCCATTGTTACAAGAAGGGTACTTTTGATCAGATAATCGATCCATATCTGAAAGGGAAGCTTGCACCAGAATGCTTGAAAAAATTTACAGAGACAGCAGTGAAGTGTGTGTCTGATGTTGGTGTAGACAGGCCGTCAATGGGAGATGTGCTGTGGAATCTTGAATTTGCTCTGCAACTTCAGGAGAGTGCAGAGGAGTGTGGGAAGGGTTTTGGGAAAATGGACATTGAAGAAGGGTTTGATAATGTTACATGCAAAGGAAAGAAGGATTTGAATGAATCCCCAGGTTACGATGCAAGCATGACTGATTCAAGAAGCAGTGGAATATCTATGAGCATTGGCGGCCGCAGCCTTGCCAGCGAAGACTCAGATGGGCTAACACCTAGTGCTGTTTTCTCTCAAATCATGAATCCAAAAGGACGTTAA